A portion of the Bacillus thuringiensis genome contains these proteins:
- a CDS encoding AmiS/UreI family transporter, whose translation MGYVGLLLSGAALFLNSLVILGKAEMKSAGVFNLFVGALQIIIPFYLIMISDQSNWTVYSYAATFLFGLTYLYVGVTFIKGMDSSGLGWFCIWVAIIALFYMVVSFVQFHDVVNALTWFMWALLWYLFFVLNTQKKNINQYLGRIAFVQSWVTLTLPSLFYFMGVWGEGFVYELWVYVSVISILYFCYCIYKYRVR comes from the coding sequence ATGGGTTATGTAGGATTATTACTTTCAGGGGCAGCTTTATTTTTAAATAGTCTTGTTATATTAGGGAAAGCAGAGATGAAAAGTGCGGGTGTTTTTAATTTATTTGTGGGTGCACTACAAATTATCATTCCGTTTTATTTGATCATGATTTCTGACCAAAGCAATTGGACAGTGTATTCATATGCGGCTACGTTCTTATTTGGATTAACTTATTTATATGTAGGTGTTACTTTTATAAAAGGAATGGATAGTAGTGGTCTAGGATGGTTTTGTATTTGGGTAGCAATTATTGCTTTATTCTATATGGTTGTTTCATTTGTTCAATTCCATGATGTTGTTAATGCATTAACGTGGTTTATGTGGGCATTACTTTGGTATTTATTCTTTGTGCTAAATACACAAAAGAAGAATATCAATCAATATCTTGGAAGGATTGCCTTCGTACAATCATGGGTAACATTGACTTTACCTTCACTATTTTATTTTATGGGAGTATGGGGAGAGGGATTCGTATATGAACTATGGGTTTATGTATCAGTAATTTCTATTTTGTACTTCTGTTATTGTATTTATAAATATCGAGTACGTTAA
- a CDS encoding NAD-dependent epimerase/dehydratase family protein: MKMGMMKLKKVLVLGGTRFFGKHLVEYLLQAGHDVTIATRGVTEDSFGSAVKRIIVDREDGKLLEKRLEGKSYDIVYDNLCYSSNAAKMVCEVLKGKTKKYIMTSSMAVYEPALSLLEEDFNPYEYAITYGDRNDFNYSEGKRLAESVLFQYATFPVVAVRFPVVIGENDYTKRLQFYVECVVNQNPIVVDYIDGALSFIHEKEAGEFLAWCGMENVKGPINACSNGVVSTEEIIHFIEEKTGIKALIQEVGENIAPYNEVTNCTLHNGKARESGFLFRELKLEIKNVLKHYINKMK, from the coding sequence ATGAAAATGGGGATGATGAAATTGAAGAAAGTGTTGGTGCTAGGAGGAACAAGGTTTTTTGGTAAACATTTAGTAGAGTACCTTTTGCAAGCTGGACACGATGTAACAATTGCCACGAGGGGAGTTACTGAAGATTCTTTTGGTAGCGCAGTAAAAAGAATAATTGTTGATAGAGAAGATGGAAAGCTACTAGAAAAGCGTCTAGAAGGAAAAAGTTATGATATTGTATACGATAATTTATGCTATAGCTCAAATGCAGCGAAAATGGTATGTGAAGTTTTGAAAGGAAAAACGAAGAAGTATATTATGACATCTTCAATGGCTGTCTATGAACCTGCATTAAGCTTGTTAGAAGAGGACTTTAATCCATACGAATATGCAATTACATATGGAGATAGGAATGATTTTAATTATAGTGAAGGAAAGCGATTAGCCGAATCGGTTTTATTTCAATATGCAACATTCCCAGTCGTTGCAGTGCGTTTTCCAGTTGTTATTGGAGAAAATGACTATACGAAAAGGTTACAATTTTACGTTGAATGTGTTGTGAACCAAAACCCTATCGTTGTGGATTATATAGATGGAGCTTTGTCATTTATACATGAAAAAGAGGCAGGAGAGTTTCTAGCTTGGTGCGGAATGGAAAATGTGAAAGGACCAATTAACGCCTGTAGTAACGGAGTAGTTTCTACGGAAGAAATTATTCATTTCATAGAAGAGAAGACGGGAATAAAAGCACTTATCCAGGAAGTTGGGGAAAATATAGCTCCTTATAATGAAGTAACTAACTGTACGCTACATAATGGAAAGGCTCGTGAATCCGGATTTTTATTCCGAGAGCTGAAACTAGAAATAAAAAATGTTTTAAAACATTATATAAATAAAATGAAGTAA